The following proteins are encoded in a genomic region of Anomaloglossus baeobatrachus isolate aAnoBae1 chromosome 6, aAnoBae1.hap1, whole genome shotgun sequence:
- the SMIM13 gene encoding small integral membrane protein 13 → MWQSVGLTFLVFVATLICVLLFMLCGWYVVWHLFLSKFKFLRELVCDSGSLQGDSESSSSSSSSSVAESEPSSTPQRTRPKTARQRKVPTDEAT, encoded by the exons ATGTGGCAAAGTGTTGGTTTAACGTTTCTGGTCTTCGTGGCCACTTTAATCTGTGTTCTGCTATTTATGCTGTGTG GCTGGTACGTCGTGTGGCATCTGTTCTTGTCTAAATTCAAGTTTCTCAGAGAACTTGTTTGTGACAGTGGATCACTACAAGGAGATAGCGAGTCGTCATCATCGTCGTCCTCATCATCAGTAGCAGAGTCAGAACCTTCATCCACTCCACAAAGAACCAGACCAAAGACTGCGCGACAGAGGAAAGTCCCAACAGACGAAGCAACTTAA